In a single window of the Saccharothrix australiensis genome:
- a CDS encoding ArsR/SmtB family transcription factor has product MSADQSERTASVAELKALAHPLRWRILRLCLDRAWTNQELAERLEVAPATALRHVRALVNTGFLAAEPVRTGAKGALERPYRATGRTWRLGLVDVEGVGLAQRVDLAVLAAHRAEIVEAGPDSVRDMSRGVLRLNAESQAELKARLLDLVGEFLAREDPDGEALSYLWSLAARPEP; this is encoded by the coding sequence GTGTCCGCAGACCAGTCCGAGCGCACCGCCTCCGTGGCCGAGCTGAAGGCGCTGGCGCACCCGCTGCGCTGGCGCATCCTGCGGCTGTGCCTGGACCGGGCGTGGACGAACCAGGAGCTGGCCGAACGCCTGGAGGTCGCGCCGGCGACCGCCCTGCGGCACGTGCGGGCGCTGGTCAACACCGGTTTCCTCGCCGCGGAACCGGTGCGCACGGGTGCGAAGGGCGCGTTGGAGCGCCCCTACCGGGCGACCGGTCGGACGTGGCGGCTCGGCCTGGTCGACGTCGAGGGCGTCGGCCTGGCGCAGCGGGTGGACCTGGCGGTGCTCGCCGCGCACCGCGCGGAGATCGTGGAGGCGGGTCCCGACTCGGTCCGCGACATGTCGCGCGGCGTGCTGCGCCTCAACGCCGAGTCGCAGGCGGAGCTGAAGGCCCGGCTGCTGGACCTGGTCGGCGAGTTCCTGGCCCGCGAGGACCCGGACGGCGAAGCGCTGAGCTACCTGTGGTCCCTCGCGGCGCGCCCGGAGCCCTGA
- a CDS encoding TetR/AcrR family transcriptional regulator — MNASRPLRADARRNREKLLAVALKAFSANGDAALETIAKEAGVGIGTLYRHFPTREALIEAVYRSELARLCDSARELLGTMPPDEATRAWMDRFLDHLAAKRGIADALKTVIASGGDPYSESREKLIEAMTLLLDAAKEKGVLRGDLDPLDVLATMSGIALSTGIAAGEESERERAGRMMDLLMDGLRYRA, encoded by the coding sequence GTGAACGCCTCGCGCCCCCTGCGCGCCGACGCGCGGCGCAACCGCGAGAAGCTGCTCGCGGTGGCGCTCAAGGCGTTCTCCGCGAACGGCGACGCCGCGCTGGAGACCATCGCCAAGGAGGCCGGCGTGGGCATCGGCACCCTCTACCGGCACTTCCCCACCCGCGAGGCCCTGATCGAGGCCGTCTACCGCTCGGAACTGGCCCGCCTGTGCGACTCGGCGCGGGAACTGCTGGGCACGATGCCGCCCGACGAGGCGACCAGGGCGTGGATGGACCGGTTCCTCGACCACCTGGCCGCCAAGCGCGGCATCGCGGACGCGCTGAAGACGGTCATCGCGTCCGGCGGCGACCCCTACAGCGAGAGCCGCGAGAAGCTGATCGAGGCGATGACCCTGCTGCTCGACGCGGCGAAGGAGAAGGGCGTGCTGCGCGGCGACCTCGACCCGCTGGACGTGCTGGCCACGATGAGCGGCATCGCCCTCTCCACCGGTATCGCGGCCGGCGAGGAGAGCGAGCGCGAGCGGGCGGGCCGCATGATGGACCTGCTGATGGACGGCCTGCGCTACCGCGCCTGA
- a CDS encoding SDR family NAD(P)-dependent oxidoreductase, with product MSERISTPFDAESTASDVLAGVDLTGRRAVVTGASSGIGVETARALAAAGAEVTLAVRDTAAGRRTADDIAGTTGNRALHVAPLDLADRASVAAFTANWDGPLHILVNNAGIMGSPETRTPEGWELQFATNHLGHFALTTGLHRALAAEGARVAVVSSVAHLGAGVDFEDIHFHQRPYSPWVAYSQSKTANILFAIEAHKRWADDGISVNALAPGVIMTNLQRYLTPEELEQVKASVEQVGVRWKTAEQGAATSALVAASPLLDGVGGRYFEDCREAGPADAEQPREGVAAHALDPEAAARLWEVSEQAR from the coding sequence ATGAGCGAACGCATCAGCACGCCGTTCGACGCGGAGTCGACCGCCTCCGACGTGCTGGCCGGTGTCGACCTCACCGGTCGGCGCGCCGTCGTCACCGGGGCGTCGTCCGGCATCGGCGTCGAGACCGCACGGGCGCTGGCGGCGGCCGGCGCGGAGGTCACGCTGGCGGTGCGCGACACCGCCGCCGGACGGCGGACCGCCGACGACATCGCCGGGACCACCGGCAACCGGGCGCTCCACGTCGCGCCGCTCGACCTGGCCGACCGGGCGTCGGTCGCGGCGTTCACGGCGAACTGGGACGGGCCGCTGCACATCCTCGTGAACAACGCCGGCATCATGGGCTCGCCGGAGACGCGCACGCCCGAGGGCTGGGAACTCCAGTTCGCCACCAACCACCTGGGCCACTTCGCCCTCACCACCGGGCTGCACCGCGCGCTCGCGGCGGAGGGCGCCCGCGTGGCCGTGGTCAGCTCCGTCGCCCACCTCGGAGCGGGCGTGGACTTCGAGGACATCCACTTCCACCAGCGCCCCTACAGCCCGTGGGTGGCCTACTCGCAGTCCAAGACGGCGAACATCCTGTTCGCGATCGAGGCGCACAAGCGCTGGGCGGACGACGGGATCTCGGTCAACGCCCTCGCGCCCGGCGTGATCATGACCAACCTCCAGCGGTACCTGACCCCGGAAGAGCTCGAACAGGTGAAGGCGTCGGTCGAGCAGGTGGGTGTCCGGTGGAAGACGGCCGAGCAGGGCGCGGCCACGTCGGCCCTGGTGGCCGCGTCGCCGCTGCTCGACGGCGTCGGCGGCAGGTACTTCGAGGACTGCCGCGAGGCGGGGCCTGCCGACGCGGAGCAGCCGCGCGAGGGCGTCGCCGCCCACGCGCTCGACCCCGAGGCGGCGGCGCGGCTGTGGGAGGTCTCGGAGCAGGCGCGGTAG
- a CDS encoding GDSL-type esterase/lipase family protein, with protein sequence MTWSRVVGAVVLAAASVVALPVSAGAVDTRPTAVVSLGDSAMSGEGAGAYEPGTEGENGNWCHRSTRAMVHRTRLADHTVNLACSGADSAHVSLAGTTHYTEGSQARRLVDVGRRYRVTTVLVQVGANDDPRFADTMVDCVAAWANPFGPGCRSALAEEWPARLAAMAPKVERAVRDVRSAMTRAGYADSAYALVLTSYASPVTEEMDGLLHGPQGCPIRLADAAYGRTVAVPQLSEALRGVAVRTGARFLDLSRATEGREACAEGLDPDGEWQRRLTVDPHALVHGGLDAIGLHLAQQSFHPNAAGHEQLGRCVTEFVWSGASAARCLEGSDGGLHAVAPA encoded by the coding sequence GTGACGTGGAGTCGGGTCGTGGGCGCGGTCGTGCTGGCCGCGGCGTCGGTCGTGGCGCTGCCGGTGTCCGCCGGCGCGGTGGACACCCGGCCGACGGCGGTGGTGTCGCTGGGCGACAGCGCCATGTCGGGCGAGGGCGCGGGCGCGTACGAGCCGGGCACCGAGGGCGAGAACGGCAACTGGTGCCACCGCTCCACGCGCGCGATGGTCCACCGCACGAGGCTCGCCGACCACACCGTCAACCTGGCGTGCTCGGGCGCGGACTCGGCGCACGTGTCGCTGGCCGGCACCACCCACTACACCGAGGGCTCGCAGGCGCGGCGGCTGGTCGACGTCGGTCGGCGGTACCGCGTGACCACCGTGCTGGTGCAGGTCGGGGCGAACGACGACCCCCGGTTCGCCGACACGATGGTGGACTGCGTCGCCGCCTGGGCGAACCCCTTCGGGCCGGGCTGCCGCTCCGCGCTCGCCGAGGAGTGGCCCGCGCGCCTGGCGGCGATGGCGCCCAAGGTCGAGCGGGCGGTGCGGGACGTGCGGTCGGCCATGACGCGGGCCGGGTACGCGGACTCGGCGTACGCGCTGGTGCTCACGTCCTACGCGTCGCCGGTGACGGAGGAGATGGACGGGCTGCTGCACGGTCCCCAGGGCTGCCCGATCCGGCTCGCCGACGCGGCCTACGGCCGGACGGTGGCCGTGCCGCAGCTGTCCGAGGCGCTGCGCGGGGTCGCGGTCCGCACGGGCGCGCGGTTCCTGGACCTCTCCCGCGCCACGGAGGGCCGCGAGGCGTGCGCCGAGGGCCTCGACCCCGACGGCGAGTGGCAGCGCCGCCTGACCGTCGACCCGCACGCGCTGGTCCACGGTGGACTGGACGCCATCGGCCTCCACCTGGCGCAGCAGTCCTTCCACCCGAACGCCGCCGGGCACGAGCAACTGGGGCGCTGCGTGACCGAGTTCGTGTGGAGCGGTGCGTCGGCGGCGCGCTGCCTGGAGGGCTCGGACGGCGGCCTGCACGCGGTCGCCCCGGCGTGA